The Epinephelus lanceolatus isolate andai-2023 chromosome 12, ASM4190304v1, whole genome shotgun sequence genome segment GTATTGATTCTATACAGATTTCAGTGAAAAGCAATCTCTGTCTTAAGCTTTCTCTGAgttgtgaaagtgaaaaaagtcaACAGAAATGAACCAAACACACCTTGCTTCATTTCACTGTTAGCGTAGGTATACATTTCATGTCTGAATCCGTCCAGTCTGTTTAAATAAGTTGTCTTAATGTTATTTACCTTTTGTATTACACAGGGAAATCCCCTGCTAGTAAATGGAAGTCTTCATTCAAACCATTAGGAGACCAAGATGACTCTCTGGAAATGAGCCCTGGCAGTTCAGAAAGGTAAGCCAGTCAGTGATGTGTACAGTATATCGACAAAGTATCAAGTAGAAAGTGAGATGTCTTACAGTCACACTCCAATGACATCCCACATTTGAGCCGTTAACTTTGTCATGTGGTGACTTGAAGTGTTGAAATATGGGCTGTCTGAAGGTGACCTCGTTATATATTATTCCAGGTGGCCCCTTGAGGTAAAAGTGCAGGTGGCAGGAGATGCAGTGCTTCACTGAGTGCTTAAACAAATGTCACTAAATGTGCACAGCCTCTTAGTAGTTTTAACTCAGTCCagaatttttgtttttcctttttccccACAGTTCATGTAGTTTCTTGGCACATTTATCGTATGCGTGAGCATTCAGTGCTTAAGGGGACAGTtcggatcttttgaagtggggtcgTATGAGGTATCCATAGTTGATGACATACTGTAGATggcacccccagtttggagaagcaggcaggtgtactgacacagaagctaagccatgtactgctgtggacagaggcagcaacaaaacattgcagccacctaaaaaaaatcaatatgacTTTAAATTCTTGCTAATTTTTGGATtttttcaccgctttaccttgccgttagacagccctttctgacagggaacggagatgaaactgaaacttatctatgctctcgtcaaagccaccaaactCACTGACCAAAATCAGTAATTTTATgttgcagaacacaggagctactgatctaccactgcctcgattgGTCAATTAAATAggttttgctgctgaccccgtccacagcagtacactgcttaCTTACTGACTAtaaagtacctcatacaaccccactttaaaaatcCGAACTCTCCCTTTGATGGTATTGTGTTCCTACAGATGATCTGTATAATAGTAAGCACTAATCTCTCTTCCATCTCCCTCAGGCCTGAGATTTATGATCCTTACGACCCTGTCTCGACAGACTCTGACGAAGAGACGCTACAGTCACAAAACCATAGTCAATCCCCACCTGATCATGATAACAGCCTGGAACGTGAACGTTTGTCTCCAGGTAGAGGCTCCAGTAAAAAACGCTGCTGGGGCACAAACTACTCTGAGTCAGTGAGCAAACCCCTCGGCAGACGTGACTTTAGCCCTGAATCCAGACACACCGAGAGGCGGAGTCTCAGTCCAGGTCATAGACTGCCTGAACAACGTGCTTATAGCCCCAACAATGAATCACTTGACATACCAGTTCTCAAACACAGGGACTGTAGCCCTGACAGGCATATTCCTGGCTCCTCCACCCAACGGTTTCCTGCATCTTATGGAGGACAGAGGACCAACGGAGAGGAGAGGATAATCCCTGAATACTGGAGAGAGGTACGACTGAAAGTTTGatttataaatgtaaatatttataCAGTTTTTATTCTGTGGTTATATACAGTCTTGAGTTGAAGACTTAAACAGAATACAGGATATATTTGTCGtacttatttattaatttgcagTGATGACACTGTGATACTTGGCACCAATTAGAGCCCATTCTCTCCTCTGTAGATGGCCACTACTGTTAGATTATCCCCACCCAGGCGGGACTATCAGCGTCCATTGGAATACGTGGGAACAGGTAAATTACTGTAATGTCCCACCATTTCAAAtgaaaggttcagtgtgtaggatttaatggGGAATATTggtagaaattaaatataattttcttAACGTAAATGTTTTTTAGTAGTGCCTGAAACTAAGATTCctcgtgtttttgttacctcagaatgagccgtttatatttacatacagagCGGATCCTCTTCCACTGAGTCCtgcatgttgtttctacagtaacccagagcGGACAAACCAATCACTGGCTCTAAAAGGTCCATATGCGTTTTTCGTGCCGGCCGCCTTGCTTGGCACacaagagaagtttcagttggttgcagtctgcaacctcaccactagatgccactaaatcctacacgctaCTTTTTTTAAGTATAGGAGAAATAAATGTAGGAGATAACAaatttaaagtatattttgGTAACCCAGTAATCGCTTTTGAATGAGTGAAGCGGAGAGTTTTTTccatgtgtacatgtgtttcctctgttaacttaataacaataataattctGTGTAAAATGTTGTTCTACAGGACTGGACCAAATCACACCGTCCACAGAGGGGCCAAGAAACAGGAGCATGAATATAATAATGAACAAGTAAGAACCAAGGATATTGATGCCCAATTGGTTGAAGATGTTAGATGTAGAGTTTTCATATTAGACTCACTGGCCATAGCAATACACAtgttaacattttcattttgtctccagagctatgactcgggcatttttatataattcactggtttacattttattaaggcgtAAAGTTACACATACTTAAGggcgggctgctttgagtgacaggctgtctgctgatagtgtccttggctcctcagtcagatccatccctcgcTCCTGCACAGTGCCATCCTcacacccaaatatggtcacttatggctccaaaaaaacccaagatggcGACAAACGTAATCCCAAACTCGAAATTTCAAAATGAGAGCTTAAAAAACCAATGagtgacgtcacagtagctacgtctattattttacagtctgtggtcagGACAGGgaagtcctgagtcaagtcctAAAGTTCGAGTTTCATATCCTGtacaagtcataatgtgctcaTCACCAACTGTAATGCCATTTCAACAACaaagtaataatatattaaattaacaaaaatcatgaatgcttttaataatttgtgtttatttgttaaaataagtttgttggaagttgtttGATATCTGTCTGTAATGTTCAACCCAAACATTTTGCATACTGAAATTCATTTTTTGTGACCACCACATACTTTTTGTAGGcaaacaaaattatatttagTATTTTTTCAAGTGGCACTCAGTAACCTAACACTAGTTCTTTCATGGTTCTCTTGTGTAATGTGTGTGGACACTGTTGAcagattgcttcagacaaagtgGATCATCTGGGAAATTAAGTGTCGTTTTGCTGGCAATAaacagtgctaatgttagctgattgaggaaatgaagggaaattaaTTGATCTGTAGCACACTAACTCTCTTATTAGCTGTCATCAGCTAATATGTTAATCTAATTGGCCAAATTAAATAAACTCCACTTGTCTTGCACGAATGTGCTTGACAGCTCAGTCTTTTTGTAactaaaatatgtcagtaaaaaaTGTGGGCATGCCACTGCAGCTATAAACACATTGTGATGCAGTGTAAACATGAGGTGAAGGAACAAGGTGAGACGGAGAGAACAGAGTGAGCGTTGATACTGATAACATGTTGTACCAACTGCTTTAAAACTTTGCCAACTCCTTGTTTAGATCCTACAGATGTTAGCCACTTAAGCTTCAACTAACACTCCAACAAAGCAGCACTTATTATGATGTCAAAGCTCTGCTGAACTGATGGACGACTGATTGAGTCTTGTTGGCTCAATGGGGGTTTGTTTTGAATAAAGATTTATAACCTAATAtggacactgggtgagaggcggggttcaccctggacaggtcaccagactatcacagggctgacacatagagacagacaaccattcacactcacattcacacctacggacaatttagagtcaccagttaacctgcatgtctttggaccgtgggaggaagctggagtaccctgagaaaacccacgctgacacgaggagaacatgcaaactccatacAGGGCTAGATTAAAGAATGAGATATAACAAGAATAAAAATTatgacaataaaatacaataatagatttaaaaacaataataagataataaaaaaGTTCAAAGCTAGACTAAAAACCAGATAAAATAGATTGtaaggacaaaacaaacaaatgaaatagaaaaaaaggataaaaatatagaacaaaataacataaaataaaatagaataacatttcaaaatataaatacaataaaataagtgaataaaataatgcaaataatgACTCTAAGCCAGTgcttcccaactggtgggtcgcagtccaaaagtgggtcgcaggtccattctgaatggactgccaGTGACTCTCCAACATGTCAGGTTTGTAAAAAacgcactttattttgaaataaagtgaattttcagcacaggttttttcttttgaagttctgtttcctgctgtagagtgagtgactaacagatagctacttgacagagactgcaaactagcttgagacacagccaaacacaagtatgacgctgaatatattaaactgtgtggaccttgaactaaggactatggagaaatctggaccctgtggctggaccagtttggaaccactggtctaagcCATTCCAAATCAAAAAGGTTTTAAGTTTTCGTTTAAAAATGAATGtcttaatatttttcttttaggaGCCCAATCGCCTGTGACCTTTGTGACGTAGAGTTAGCCAACGGTCGGGAGCTGGAGGATCACCTGGAGAGCAAGATTCACTGGGACACGCTGGAGTACATCCAGCAGCACAACGATTATGATGATCTGACTATAGCCTTCCTACAGGTCAGATAATACATAGTATGgttaaatactgtacattctgCTGAACATTTCTGGGTTGAATTCTCAGTTTGTGCAGCAGTGTTCTACTTCTTTCCACCAGTTTCTGGTTTTAAGCCTAAATTTCAcgtaaaatgtcaaaacaagtttgttttttatgtctttaggAAGTCATGCTGTATAAAAGCCATCAGTGCAGCCGAGCTATAGAGGACAGTGCACTTAAAGGTAAATAACTTTGGGTGCACCCCAAGTCTCCTTAGTGGTATTGCTTTTTAATATGAtctgaaaaattcatatcgtgatactggcgatatttcaacttgttgacatattgacgtcacaGTGTtgtccacagcaacaacaagcatggctgaaagcgaagtTATTACAGACTcagcggtggttccaaaaagagcagcagcttcagtagtgtggaataaactgtggcgtcctgaatgttttatgagcagccctggacttctcagactcttttagcgacttaccgctcagaggaaactcagtcagcggctcctctggcagcagcacagcatctctccctctcctctctcaccgtgCACACACGGGAGtcagtgtcgtcaagtgattttgtcataaacctttggtgatGCAAACCTACGTGAGGCTCGCAGCTTTCCCACCCCTACTGGGGATGCATGGAGAGACTCAaggaaaacatgcaaggagagaggaaacaaggaaataCGTTTTTAGAGAAATGAAACATCCTTTCCTCTGACCCATCACTTAAGGCTACATCTGATTTtgatgatggcagcagcaactGATCATAGCTGGATCAGCTGTCAGGCGGCTTTAACAGCCGTAGAAACCTTTGATGGAGTCTGTGTCTGCACATGTGCACTGTGCCAACACTAATGGGGAGACAGTTATCAGGGTCAGGGCAGCAGTGTGCTCTCTGTAGCTTGTTACCTGTTAAACCAACACCTGGTCAGAGGCACAGGAACCATTCCTACAGGCAAAATACGTTTATATTATGTATTAATTATCCAAATTTATTAATATTCTGTTTGTGAATTCTTTATTTAGTAACCCAGAATATACTTATGTATATACTTATAACACTGGAAATTATTTTTCAGGCTAAATGTTTCAGGGAAAAGTGAAATTATGTAACTCATCAAACCAGATGCTCAGGCATTAAAAGCCTCACGTGTGACTGAATGGAAATGATGATTAATGATGTAAAAAGTGtttcttgctgacagacagactctctgacttTAATTGTACCCATAATTAAAGTTAATGGggaaaataaagtcataaaagGGAAAATCTCCCTGATAAGTAAAGTTGTTTTTGTTAAGGTTTTCAACTGGATGATgaatcagaaaacaaaatataaaacttgGGAGTGATACAGTTGAGATCAATCTGTCTTCACTCTGGTATGAAACTCCAGAGGTGTTGTGAGGTATCAAATCAATACCATCAGCCGCAGCATCCGATCAATAACTGACATCAAACAGGGAGGCACATCAGCCAGTAAAAGACTTCCGCAAAAGCTGCTCTCATGTGCACTCGCTCATCACTCCTCAGAGAGGAAATAAGACCTTTAAGATGGCCTTCAGGATGGCACACCAGAGCAACCTCTAGTCTGAGTGAGGAGATATCAAATACCAGACTTGGGATGCACCCTTTGTCAAAAACCAAGAAAGACATGCGCTGTCTTATTATCAGTATCTTCTATTTTCAGACAAAGCCTAAATGCAGTCTGATCTTTGTTTTTTCCAGCTCTGCAGGAAAATGACCACATGACAAAGATCGAAATGTTCCACTGTGCGGCTTGCAGTGTCTTCGTACCCACATCTGCATCATCGGTGCAGACTCACATTACCTCTCAGGAGCACCTCTCCAACACAAAGGTAACACTGCTGTAAAATAGCGCAACAATCCATTTATTGAAGTTTCAAatctctgttttcattttttgtaaatTCAACATTTACCCTGGAAGAGATGATTCACAACTGCTGACGAATGTGTGATTTCCTGAAGGAGTTTCAGGTGCGGCAGAGACACTCTTGCCTCGACAAAGCAGACACCATGATGAAGATGCTGAAACCTCAGTTTGAACACTTCCTGAAGGTATTTTGCAATAGTGAACATTTCAGATGTTTTCAAACACATCAAGAGAACAGAGCATAGAAAATACAGGGAGGAACTTCTGTCAAAAAAATATTCCTGTAAATTATAAATTTGCACACTCAGTGTACTTATTGGTTCCCTCAATTTAGCAGTTCATTCTCTTATATAATATATCATG includes the following:
- the LOC117271927 gene encoding uncharacterized protein LOC117271927, with protein sequence MMRPSFNPPFIKPRAAAPVYKQQQQQQQPPGRIPHDFREAMIHIPMKLAANKSNIRTPDLAAPTHKKQKPAGKSPASKWKSSFKPLGDQDDSLEMSPGSSERPEIYDPYDPVSTDSDEETLQSQNHSQSPPDHDNSLERERLSPGRGSSKKRCWGTNYSESVSKPLGRRDFSPESRHTERRSLSPGHRLPEQRAYSPNNESLDIPVLKHRDCSPDRHIPGSSTQRFPASYGGQRTNGEERIIPEYWREMATTVRLSPPRRDYQRPLEYVGTGLDQITPSTEGPRNRSMNIIMNKSPIACDLCDVELANGRELEDHLESKIHWDTLEYIQQHNDYDDLTIAFLQEVMLYKSHQCSRAIEDSALKALQENDHMTKIEMFHCAACSVFVPTSASSVQTHITSQEHLSNTKEFQVRQRHSCLDKADTMMKMLKPQFEHFLKGGSPFE